A genomic window from Variovorax paradoxus includes:
- a CDS encoding aldehyde dehydrogenase family protein — protein MTHAHLPTSSETAAQAFRESPVNGRMLIGGELVESSGGAWIECFNPATEDYIGKVPKATEADVHQAVDAAEKAQVSWAQLPMQERSNYLNRLADAFTRHADELLMLEVADSGNAITSMKPDLANCVERLRYYAGLGFELQGNTIPGATDKLHLTLREPYGVVGRIIAFNHPIAMAVHGMASPLVAGNTVVLKPSDQCPLSAVRLGEIAREVLPPGVLNVVTGDGSAGNALVRHPRVKRLSFIGSVHTGMAIQRSAAEVAVKNISLELGGKNPFIVFPDAPVEKVAAAAVAGMNLGLQGQSCGSTSRLFVHDAIYDDVVKAVTERYKALRVGDPFDWSTQMGALNTRAHLERVQQFVASATSEGARLVAGGERPAGKSFEKGHWLQPTVFADVTPQMRVAREEIFGPVLSILRWSDVEEVIAMANAVEYGLTAAVWTSDITQALRTAKRVQSGFVWVNGVNSHVRAVPFGGYKNSGIGRERGIEELYSYTEEKSVQIFL, from the coding sequence ATGACTCACGCACACCTCCCCACCTCATCCGAAACCGCTGCGCAAGCCTTTCGCGAGTCACCGGTCAACGGCCGCATGTTGATCGGCGGCGAACTCGTCGAGAGTTCCGGGGGCGCCTGGATCGAATGCTTCAACCCCGCGACCGAGGACTACATCGGCAAGGTGCCAAAGGCGACCGAGGCGGACGTTCACCAGGCGGTCGACGCCGCAGAGAAGGCACAGGTGTCATGGGCGCAGCTGCCGATGCAGGAGCGCTCGAACTATCTGAACCGGCTGGCCGACGCCTTCACCCGACATGCAGACGAGCTGCTGATGCTTGAGGTGGCCGACAGCGGCAACGCCATCACTTCCATGAAACCGGACCTGGCAAACTGCGTCGAGCGGCTGCGCTACTACGCCGGACTGGGCTTCGAGCTGCAGGGCAACACGATCCCGGGGGCTACGGACAAGTTGCATCTGACCCTGCGCGAGCCCTATGGCGTGGTCGGCCGGATCATCGCCTTCAACCACCCCATCGCCATGGCAGTCCACGGCATGGCCTCGCCGCTGGTCGCAGGCAACACGGTGGTGCTGAAGCCATCCGACCAATGCCCGCTGTCGGCCGTACGGCTGGGCGAGATCGCCCGTGAAGTGCTGCCACCCGGCGTGCTGAACGTCGTCACCGGCGATGGCTCCGCCGGCAATGCGCTTGTGCGCCACCCGCGCGTCAAGCGCCTGTCCTTCATCGGATCGGTGCACACGGGCATGGCGATCCAGCGTTCGGCCGCCGAGGTGGCGGTGAAGAACATCTCACTGGAGCTGGGCGGCAAGAACCCGTTCATCGTCTTCCCCGATGCGCCCGTGGAAAAGGTGGCCGCCGCTGCCGTTGCCGGCATGAACCTGGGGCTGCAAGGGCAGTCCTGCGGCTCTACCAGCCGCCTGTTCGTGCATGACGCCATCTACGATGACGTGGTGAAGGCAGTCACCGAGAGGTACAAGGCGCTGCGCGTCGGTGATCCGTTCGATTGGTCTACCCAGATGGGGGCCCTCAATACGCGCGCCCACCTCGAACGCGTCCAGCAATTCGTGGCGTCGGCGACCTCGGAGGGGGCGCGCCTGGTCGCCGGTGGCGAGCGTCCGGCCGGCAAGTCCTTCGAGAAAGGCCATTGGCTGCAGCCCACCGTCTTCGCGGATGTCACACCGCAGATGCGCGTTGCTCGCGAAGAGATCTTCGGCCCGGTGCTGTCCATCCTGCGCTGGTCGGACGTGGAGGAGGTCATCGCCATGGCCAACGCGGTGGAGTACGGCCTGACTGCCGCGGTCTGGACCAGCGACATCACCCAGGCCTTGCGCACTGCAAAGCGCGTGCAGTCCGGATTCGTCTGGGTCAACGGCGTCAACTCTCATGTGCGTGCCGTGCCCTTCGGCGGCTACAAGAACAGCGGCATCGGCCGCGAGCGGGGCATCGAAGAGCTCTACTCGTACACCGAGGAAAAGTCGGTGCAGATCTTCCTGTGA
- a CDS encoding ABC transporter substrate-binding protein — protein MRSPQAVTLAAALLCAITAVSSHAQVSNDVVKIGVIVDKSGVYSANGGMGVVRAVEMAVKDFGGKVQGKPIQIVSADYQNKVDIAASKAREWLDVDKVDVIIESTDSAAAIAMQKIAAEKKRPIIFAGSASTALTNKECSAYGIHWVYDTYALATGTGRAVVRDGGDSWYFITADYAFGNALEADTTAVVKSTGGKVVGAAKHPLNASDFASFLLQAQNSGAKVVGLANAGKDTQNAIRQANEFAITAKQTLAALLIFDTDIKGLGLKAAQGMVYTTAFYWDQNEETRAFSHRFHAIHKGMPTMIHAGAYSATMHYLKSAEARKTDEPEDVLDQMRKTPVNDFFARNGVIRKDGRMVHDMYLAQVKTPSESKGEWDIAKIRSTISGDQAFAPLSVSSCPLVKG, from the coding sequence ATGAGATCACCACAGGCAGTCACCCTGGCAGCAGCGCTGCTCTGCGCGATCACTGCCGTTTCGTCGCACGCGCAGGTTTCCAACGATGTCGTGAAGATCGGCGTCATCGTGGACAAGAGCGGCGTGTACTCCGCCAACGGAGGCATGGGGGTGGTTCGGGCGGTCGAGATGGCCGTCAAGGACTTCGGAGGCAAGGTGCAGGGCAAGCCGATTCAGATCGTCTCGGCCGACTACCAGAACAAGGTCGACATCGCAGCTTCTAAGGCCCGCGAGTGGCTGGACGTCGACAAGGTCGATGTGATCATCGAGTCGACGGACTCCGCGGCCGCCATTGCCATGCAGAAGATCGCTGCGGAAAAGAAGAGGCCGATCATCTTCGCGGGCTCCGCCTCGACCGCGCTGACCAACAAGGAGTGCTCGGCCTACGGCATCCATTGGGTCTACGACACCTATGCACTGGCGACTGGAACCGGTCGCGCTGTCGTGCGCGATGGGGGGGACAGCTGGTACTTCATCACGGCGGACTATGCGTTCGGCAATGCGCTCGAAGCCGACACGACCGCGGTTGTGAAGTCCACGGGTGGCAAGGTTGTCGGCGCGGCCAAGCATCCCCTGAACGCATCGGACTTTGCTTCGTTCCTGCTGCAGGCCCAAAACTCGGGCGCAAAGGTTGTCGGCTTGGCCAACGCCGGCAAGGACACGCAGAACGCCATACGTCAGGCCAACGAGTTCGCCATCACCGCCAAGCAGACCCTGGCTGCGTTGCTGATCTTCGACACGGACATCAAGGGGCTGGGCCTGAAGGCGGCGCAGGGCATGGTCTACACCACAGCCTTCTACTGGGATCAGAACGAGGAAACGCGCGCGTTCTCCCATCGCTTCCACGCGATTCATAAGGGCATGCCGACGATGATCCATGCCGGCGCGTACTCGGCGACGATGCATTACCTGAAGTCTGCCGAAGCACGCAAGACGGATGAGCCCGAGGACGTGCTCGACCAGATGCGAAAAACACCGGTCAATGATTTCTTTGCCAGGAACGGCGTGATCCGAAAGGACGGGCGCATGGTGCACGACATGTACCTCGCACAGGTCAAGACGCCCTCGGAATCCAAAGGCGAGTGGGACATCGCAAAAATCAGAAGCACCATCTCGGGAGACCAGGCCTTTGCGCCGCTCAGCGTCAGCAGCTGCCCCCTGGTCAAGGGTTGA
- a CDS encoding Bug family tripartite tricarboxylate transporter substrate binding protein, with protein MALTLSSGAMAAETFPTAPVKVIVPYGAGGIGDVMARIVGEKAGAELGQAVVIDNRSGGNGIIGAQAAAKSKADGYTLLLMATGHVILPSLQQMPYDWTRDFTPVFGITATPLVFAVHSRSNIRTVADLVATANATPAGLNYASGGAGSVSHLAAARLVRELKISGTHVPFRGFNPAVQALLGDQVHFICATVADVVELTKSGNFRLLGVTADKRHPLLPDVPTMKEQGFADFEAASWNAYLAPVGTPPETVARLNAAFAKAAADAGVQERLGKLGVSVMAKSRGELDTFLKDEAARWRKIIRDNAIKVEN; from the coding sequence ATGGCGCTCACGCTGTCCAGCGGCGCCATGGCAGCCGAAACTTTCCCCACCGCACCGGTGAAAGTCATCGTGCCCTACGGGGCGGGCGGCATCGGCGACGTCATGGCGCGCATCGTCGGCGAGAAGGCGGGCGCCGAACTCGGCCAGGCCGTTGTCATCGACAACCGCTCGGGCGGCAACGGGATCATCGGTGCCCAGGCCGCGGCCAAGTCGAAGGCGGACGGCTACACCCTGCTTCTCATGGCGACCGGGCACGTGATCCTGCCCAGCCTGCAGCAGATGCCGTACGACTGGACCCGGGACTTCACCCCGGTATTCGGCATCACGGCCACGCCGCTGGTCTTTGCCGTTCATTCCAGATCGAACATCCGGACCGTCGCCGATCTGGTGGCCACGGCGAATGCAACGCCCGCTGGACTGAACTACGCTTCAGGCGGAGCCGGCTCGGTCAGCCATTTGGCAGCCGCCCGCCTAGTGCGGGAACTCAAGATCAGCGGCACCCACGTGCCCTTCCGGGGATTCAATCCGGCGGTGCAGGCCCTGCTGGGCGATCAGGTCCACTTCATCTGCGCCACTGTGGCCGACGTCGTCGAGCTCACGAAGTCCGGCAACTTCCGCCTGCTGGGTGTCACCGCCGACAAACGCCATCCGCTGCTGCCGGACGTACCAACGATGAAGGAACAGGGCTTCGCGGATTTCGAGGCCGCATCCTGGAACGCCTACCTGGCACCCGTTGGCACGCCGCCCGAAACCGTGGCCCGCCTGAACGCCGCCTTCGCCAAGGCCGCTGCCGACGCCGGGGTGCAGGAGCGCCTGGGCAAGCTCGGCGTGAGCGTGATGGCAAAGAGCCGGGGCGAGCTGGACACGTTCCTGAAGGACGAAGCCGCGCGCTGGCGCAAGATCATCCGGGACAACGCCATCAAAGTGGAGAACTAG
- a CDS encoding LysR substrate-binding domain-containing protein: MELRHLRYFVAAAEEEHFGRAAERLHVTRPAVSKLIADLESELDTSLFERLAHGVKLTEAGQALLPLLQVAIADLNEAFAEAKRVGQGKRGSLSIGYGSLTLLHPLFRIAVKQFRQTYPDVTLSLVEAASAAQPKALAAGKIQAGFMHFGPRAAVLRKRSSADLVQDEAMLDWFRIQTCGLGVAVPSDHPLARHKSVAMEALADENFIVVPGSSRSPAFGLPHDLCQKAGFEPRIVQEVSTVTSQLNLISVGMGIALMPTGRDFVYPASVSVIPLENVSYSTSFIFGWVKGRRSPALDHMIEIVQALAAKPESSRAAQRT; the protein is encoded by the coding sequence ATGGAACTTCGACATCTTCGCTATTTCGTCGCCGCTGCCGAAGAGGAGCATTTCGGTCGCGCGGCCGAACGACTTCACGTCACGCGGCCGGCCGTTTCCAAGCTCATTGCCGACCTTGAAAGCGAACTCGACACGTCGCTCTTCGAGCGGCTGGCCCATGGCGTCAAGCTCACAGAGGCCGGGCAGGCCCTTCTGCCCTTGCTGCAGGTCGCGATCGCCGATCTGAACGAAGCCTTCGCGGAGGCCAAGCGCGTCGGCCAGGGCAAGCGCGGTTCACTGAGCATCGGTTACGGCTCGCTCACGCTGCTCCATCCGTTGTTCCGTATTGCAGTCAAGCAGTTCCGTCAGACCTATCCCGACGTGACGCTCTCGTTGGTCGAGGCGGCCAGCGCCGCGCAACCGAAAGCGCTCGCTGCGGGCAAGATCCAGGCAGGTTTCATGCACTTCGGCCCGCGTGCCGCGGTGCTGCGCAAGCGCAGTTCCGCAGACCTGGTGCAAGACGAGGCGATGCTGGACTGGTTCCGCATTCAGACCTGCGGCCTGGGCGTGGCGGTGCCCAGCGACCATCCGCTCGCGCGGCACAAGTCGGTGGCGATGGAGGCGCTCGCTGACGAAAATTTCATCGTGGTCCCGGGTTCCAGCCGGAGCCCGGCCTTCGGCCTGCCCCACGACTTGTGCCAGAAGGCCGGCTTTGAGCCACGGATCGTGCAGGAGGTGAGTACTGTCACATCGCAGCTGAACCTCATCTCCGTCGGTATGGGCATCGCACTGATGCCAACCGGCCGCGACTTCGTCTACCCGGCGAGCGTGAGTGTCATTCCCCTGGAGAACGTCAGCTACTCCACATCGTTCATCTTCGGCTGGGTCAAGGGCAGGAGAAGCCCTGCGCTCGACCACATGATCGAGATCGTCCAAGCCCTTGCCGCAAAACCGGAGTCTTCGAGGGCTGCCCAGCGCACCTGA
- a CDS encoding acetate--CoA ligase family protein produces the protein MVVHAVAERLSCLRNADFGPVISIGTGGVAIELYRDVAYLALPVSEQQVLAAMRKLKLWTLFQGFRGKPAADVEALARAAMRFGDMFLASPQVREFEVNPVMVKKKSDGLAAVDALVTVDPDTSH, from the coding sequence ATGGTGGTTCACGCAGTGGCAGAACGACTGTCCTGCCTGCGCAATGCCGATTTTGGTCCGGTGATTTCGATTGGAACCGGTGGCGTTGCCATCGAGCTCTATCGCGATGTCGCCTATCTCGCCTTGCCCGTGTCCGAGCAACAGGTGCTCGCTGCAATGCGCAAGCTGAAGCTGTGGACGTTGTTTCAGGGCTTTCGCGGCAAACCTGCCGCGGACGTCGAGGCGCTCGCACGCGCCGCGATGCGCTTTGGCGATATGTTCCTGGCCAGCCCACAGGTGCGGGAGTTCGAGGTCAACCCTGTGATGGTGAAGAAAAAGAGCGATGGCCTCGCAGCGGTGGATGCGCTGGTGACCGTGGACCCGGACACCTCCCATTGA